The nucleotide window TCTCGATCTCAAAGAGATGCTGGAGGAGGAGGGCTACACCGTCGTGGGCGAGGCCGGCGACGGTCAGACGGCCGTCGAGCTGGCCCGGGAGCACCGCCCCGATCTGGTGATCCTGGATGTGAAGATGCCGGTGCTGGACGGTATCTCGGCGGCCGAGGTGATCGCCGAGGAGAGCATCGCGCCGGTGCTGATGCTGACCGCGTTCTCGCAACGTGAGCTGGTGGAGCGGGCGCGGGACGCGGGGGCGATGGCGTATCTGGTGAAGCCGTTCTCGAAGACGGATGTGGTTCCGGCGATCGAGATGGCGGTGAGCCGGTTCACCGAGCTGAAGACGCTGGAGCAGGAGGTCGAGGACCTCACCCAGCGGCTGGAGACGCGGAAGCTGGTGGACCGGGCCAAGAGCGTGCTGCAGACGCAGTACGGGCTGACGGAGCCGGCGGCGTTCCGGTGGATCCAGAAGACGTCGATGGACCGCCGGCTGTCGATGCAGCAGGTGGCGGAGGCGGTCATCGAGGACGCCGAGGAGAAGAAGCAGCAGAAGAAGGATCAGTAGCTGCGCGGAGTGTGGGAGCGGCCCCGTACCGGTTGACCGGTGCGGGGCCGCTTGCGTGGTGGGGGTGTGGGGTCAGTCCTCGCCGAGGTAGGCCTTGCGGACGGATTCGTCGTGGAGGAGGGAGCGGCCGCTGCCGGAGAGGACGATGCGGCCGATTTCCATGACGTGTCCTTGGTCAGCGAGGGAGAGCGCGGCCTGGGCGTTCTGTTCGACGAGGAGGATGGTGGTGCCTTGTGAGCGGAGTTCGCGGATGGTTTCCATGATCTTCTGCATCATGATCGGGGAGAGGCCCATGGAGGGTTCGTCGAGCATGAGGAGTTTGGGGCGCGACATCAGGGCGCGGCCCATGGCGAGCATTTGCTGTTCGCCGCCGGAGAGGGTGCCGGAGGCTTGTTTGCTGCGTTCGCCGAGGATGGGGAAGAGTTCGTAGACGCGTTGGATGTCGGCGTCGATGCCGGCGGTGTCCTTGCGGAGGAA belongs to Streptomyces sp. NBC_01454 and includes:
- a CDS encoding ANTAR domain-containing response regulator gives rise to the protein MSAAEPEQPTADDDQSHVPPLTTRVVIAEDEALIRLDLKEMLEEEGYTVVGEAGDGQTAVELAREHRPDLVILDVKMPVLDGISAAEVIAEESIAPVLMLTAFSQRELVERARDAGAMAYLVKPFSKTDVVPAIEMAVSRFTELKTLEQEVEDLTQRLETRKLVDRAKSVLQTQYGLTEPAAFRWIQKTSMDRRLSMQQVAEAVIEDAEEKKQQKKDQ
- a CDS encoding ABC transporter ATP-binding protein, which produces MTALLEVEDLRVAYGKIEAVKGISFSVEAGEAVTLIGTNGAGKTTTLRTLSGLLKPLAGKITFDGEPLNGVPAHKIVERGLAHSPEGRRLFPRLTIAENLKLGAFLRKDTAGIDADIQRVYELFPILGERSKQASGTLSGGEQQMLAMGRALMSRPKLLMLDEPSMGLSPIMMQKIMETIRELRSQGTTILLVEQNAQAALSLADQGHVMEIGRIVLSGSGRSLLHDESVRKAYLGED